Part of the Syntrophobacterales bacterium genome is shown below.
CCCGGGCCGCACTTCTGAATCTGGATCGAATCGGTGCCCTGATGGCGGTTTTTGTTCCAGGTTATCTTGCCGCCCATTCCTTTCCAGTCCTTGAAAGTATTCAGCTTTTCAATGACCTTCTCCGTGCTCAGATTCGGTCCGGCAAGCCTGAGCGCCTCAACGAGCGACTCGGCAAACTGAATGCCCGCCATATAGAAAACGCCCCAGCGCTCCTGGGGGGCAAGTCTCTGCGCCGCCTTGTGGTATTTGACAACCAGGGGGTCGGTCGAGTCGGGTGGCGGAACAAAGGCGCCGGTGATCACCCCTTCCCAGAGGCCGCCGGTTATCTTGTTCATCAGCGGATAGTCGGAAAGCCCGTTACTGGAGACCCACTGGGTTTTAAAGCCGACATTCGCGCTCGTCTTCATCGCAATCACCCCGAGGGTCGGGCTGACCCACATCATGACTGCCTCGACGCCGGAATTCTTGAATCTCAGTATCTGGGATGCGAGATCCTTGTCAGTCGGTTCAACCGGGATCGCCTCCGTCAATTTCATCTTGTAGGAATCAAGCCGCTGCACGCAGCCGGCCAGGCCGCTCTTGCCGTAGGAGTCGTTCTGATAGAGGATGCCGATCTTTTTGAATCCCATTTTTTCCACGAGATATTTTGTCAGAATACTCGCCTCGTCCTGAAAAAGCGGATAAGAGTAGTAGCGATAGGGATTCATGACCGGATCGATATCCCCTTTCGCATCGGTATTGACCCCGGCGGAACCGGGGGTAACCCAAAGGATCTTGTTTTCAGCCAGAAAACCCTTGACGGCATTTCCTCCCGCGCTGGAAACCCCGCCGGTAAAGGCAAAAATCCCCTCGCGCTCCACCAGTTCCTTGACAATCGCCGCGGTCTGGGCGGGGTTGTACTGGTCATCCCTCATAAAATATTTGATTTTTCTGCCGTTGATGCCGCCTTCCTCGTTGACGATCTGAAAAAGAAGACCGGAGCCCCGGGCAACCGCTCCCCACGGCGCCGCCGGGCCTGTTTGCGGGCCGAACTGGGCGATCCTGATCTCCTTGTCGTCAAAACCGGGTTGGGCGGCCCAGATATTTGTCG
Proteins encoded:
- a CDS encoding ABC transporter substrate-binding protein, with the protein product MKQGKITFTMLLTISVIFLFAATNIWAAQPGFDDKEIRIAQFGPQTGPAAPWGAVARGSGLLFQIVNEEGGINGRKIKYFMRDDQYNPAQTAAIVKELVEREGIFAFTGGVSSAGGNAVKGFLAENKILWVTPGSAGVNTDAKGDIDPVMNPYRYYSYPLFQDEASILTKYLVEKMGFKKIGILYQNDSYGKSGLAGCVQRLDSYKMKLTEAIPVEPTDKDLASQILRFKNSGVEAVMMWVSPTLGVIAMKTSANVGFKTQWVSSNGLSDYPLMNKITGGLWEGVITGAFVPPPDSTDPLVVKYHKAAQRLAPQERWGVFYMAGIQFAESLVEALRLAGPNLSTEKVIEKLNTFKDWKGMGGKITWNKNRHQGTDSIQIQKCGPGAKAILLQDWTANELATWKK